A DNA window from Microcystis aeruginosa NIES-843 contains the following coding sequences:
- a CDS encoding IS5-like element ISMae4 family transposase, whose protein sequence is MFISKIMDYQNLSDEQFKRRFGVYKQTYRKMVESVKSVEADSNSPSKRGPKPKLSIEEQVLVTLEYWREYRTYFHIGTSWELSESTICRIVNKTEKMLLQSGNFRLKGKKALLNQAEIPVITVMDVTETPIERPQKKQKDFLGGKRGYHTLKSQLVADQNTKEIICVFCGKGRGHDFSLFKKSRVRFHPLTTSIEDSGYQGIAAYHSNSYTPKKKSKNRKLTELEKEYNKALAKERIIIEPINRKLKIFKILSCKYRNRRRRYSLRVNLLAAIYNCELGIGIAAS, encoded by the coding sequence ATGTTTATTAGCAAAATTATGGATTATCAAAACTTATCAGATGAACAATTCAAACGCCGTTTCGGTGTGTATAAACAAACCTATAGAAAGATGGTAGAATCAGTAAAAAGTGTTGAAGCCGACTCTAATTCACCATCTAAAAGGGGACCGAAACCTAAACTATCTATAGAAGAACAAGTTTTAGTAACGTTAGAATATTGGCGAGAATATAGAACATATTTTCACATTGGTACAAGCTGGGAACTATCAGAATCAACTATATGTCGGATTGTAAATAAGACGGAAAAAATGCTTTTACAATCGGGAAACTTCCGTTTAAAAGGAAAAAAAGCTTTACTCAATCAAGCAGAGATACCGGTCATAACGGTAATGGATGTAACGGAAACTCCCATTGAACGCCCCCAAAAGAAACAGAAAGATTTTTTGGGGGGTAAAAGAGGTTATCATACTTTAAAATCCCAATTAGTAGCTGATCAAAATACAAAGGAAATTATCTGTGTCTTTTGTGGGAAAGGTAGAGGTCATGATTTTAGTTTATTTAAAAAAAGTCGAGTTCGTTTTCATCCTTTAACTACCAGCATAGAAGACAGTGGTTATCAGGGAATAGCTGCATACCATAGTAATAGTTATACACCGAAAAAGAAATCGAAAAATAGAAAATTAACAGAGTTAGAAAAAGAGTATAACAAGGCTTTAGCCAAAGAAAGGATTATCATTGAACCTATAAATAGGAAACTCAAAATCTTTAAAATCTTATCCTGTAAATATCGGAATCGTCGTCGAAGATATAGTTTAAGAGTTAACTTGTTGGCGGCTATTTATAACTGTGAGTTAGGGATAGGTATAGCAGCTTCTTAA
- a CDS encoding type II toxin-antitoxin system VapB family antitoxin encodes MQITLNLDESLLKEAFQLTNLTTQEELMNLALQEFVRSRRKKNLLDLAGQIQFAPDFDYKALRETRHVAD; translated from the coding sequence ATGCAAATTACCCTCAACCTTGATGAATCGCTTCTCAAGGAAGCCTTTCAACTGACTAACCTCACCACCCAAGAGGAACTAATGAATCTTGCTCTACAAGAATTCGTAAGATCCCGCCGTAAGAAAAACCTTCTCGACCTTGCCGGACAAATTCAATTTGCTCCAGATTTTGATTATAAAGCCCTACGTGAAACTCGTCATGTTGCTGATTGA
- the vapC gene encoding type II toxin-antitoxin system VapC family toxin — MLLIDTSVWISVFRDRSGQVRQQLETLIANREILLTRFTQLELLQGSLNEQEWTILSTYLEVQDYVELRPSSWQAAARIYYDLRRQGLTVRSPIDCCIAQAALENDLLLIHNDRDFETIAQVRSLQNLRFQP; from the coding sequence ATGTTGCTGATTGACACATCTGTGTGGATCAGCGTCTTCCGCGATCGCAGTGGTCAAGTTCGCCAGCAACTGGAAACGTTAATTGCAAATCGTGAGATTTTACTCACCCGCTTTACCCAGCTTGAACTGCTTCAAGGGAGCTTAAACGAGCAAGAGTGGACAATCCTCTCTACTTACCTCGAAGTGCAGGATTATGTTGAACTCAGGCCTTCTTCCTGGCAAGCGGCTGCACGTATTTACTATGATCTGCGTCGTCAAGGATTGACTGTTCGCAGCCCAATTGATTGCTGTATTGCTCAAGCGGCACTGGAAAATGATCTGCTTCTGATTCACAACGACCGTGATTTTGAAACCATTGCTCAAGTGCGATCTCTTCAAAATCTCCGTTTTCAGCCCTAG